The following coding sequences lie in one Deltaproteobacteria bacterium genomic window:
- a CDS encoding SDR family NAD(P)-dependent oxidoreductase — protein MEAIKRGERVKGKVALVAGAGSIEPGWGNGKAAAVLYAREGAKVFAVDYRLEAAEETRAIIEAEGGTCATFAADVTSETDVKAMVDACVNTFGRIDILHNNVGGQGPGRWVLDIERDDWDAVLARNVTSVLLTCKAVIPIMIRQGGGAIVNVSSIASIRHVNVPTASYSAAKGAVNQLTQNLALQYADKHIRANCVLPGYIDTPFTRRIVGGKPSYEHKGFTSADEYRKARDAIVPLGRGGTAWDVAQAALFLASDDADYITGVMLPVDGGVTATCPGV, from the coding sequence ATGGAAGCGATCAAGCGAGGCGAGCGCGTCAAGGGCAAGGTGGCGCTGGTGGCGGGAGCCGGCTCCATCGAGCCCGGATGGGGCAACGGCAAGGCGGCAGCGGTGCTCTACGCGCGCGAGGGCGCCAAGGTGTTCGCGGTGGACTACCGCCTGGAGGCGGCCGAGGAAACCCGAGCCATCATCGAAGCCGAGGGCGGCACTTGCGCGACGTTCGCCGCGGACGTGACCTCGGAAACGGACGTCAAGGCCATGGTGGACGCATGCGTGAACACCTTCGGGCGCATCGACATCCTGCACAACAACGTCGGCGGCCAGGGCCCGGGCCGGTGGGTCCTGGACATCGAACGCGACGACTGGGATGCCGTGCTGGCGCGCAACGTGACGTCGGTGCTGCTCACCTGCAAGGCGGTCATCCCCATCATGATCCGCCAGGGCGGCGGCGCCATCGTCAACGTCTCGTCCATCGCCAGCATCCGCCACGTCAACGTGCCCACCGCCTCCTACTCCGCCGCCAAGGGCGCGGTGAACCAGCTCACCCAGAACCTGGCACTGCAATACGCCGACAAGCACATCCGCGCAAACTGCGTGTTGCCGGGCTACATCGACACGCCGTTCACCCGCCGGATCGTGGGCGGGAAGCCCAGCTACGAGCACAAGGGATTCACCTCGGCGGACGAATACCGCAAGGCCCGTGACGCCATCGTTCCCCTGGGCCGGGGCGGCACCGCCTGGGACGTGGCCCAGGCCGCGCTTTTCCTGGCCTCGGACGACGCCGACTACATCACCGGCGTCATGCTGCCAGTGGACGGCGGCGTCACCGCCACCTGTCCCGGAGTGTAA